A stretch of the Planctomycetota bacterium genome encodes the following:
- a CDS encoding SDR family oxidoreductase: MSDRPVALITGGARRVGRAIALELARAGLDCVLTYRSSKDEAEALAGELRGRHAARVHLARVDMAEPDAAADACVEAADAAGRLDVLVHNASVYAPFPLGHQDGLDGAWPLDAEHVMRMYAVNAAAPLLITARLADRLMASSMPGGGAVVCMADMHVLGRPRSRFNAYSMSKAALVEMTRSLARDLAPHARINAVAPGVIAWPEDGYESDSAGQERYMARVPLARTGTPEDAAGLVRWLALEATYVTGEVVRLDGGRWLA, encoded by the coding sequence GTGAGCGATCGCCCGGTGGCACTCATCACCGGCGGGGCCCGCCGCGTCGGCCGCGCCATCGCGCTCGAGTTGGCACGCGCGGGCCTCGATTGTGTGCTGACCTATCGCTCGAGCAAGGACGAAGCCGAGGCGCTGGCGGGCGAGCTCCGCGGGCGGCACGCGGCCCGGGTCCACCTTGCGCGGGTCGACATGGCCGAGCCCGATGCCGCCGCCGATGCGTGCGTCGAGGCCGCCGACGCCGCGGGCCGCCTCGACGTGCTGGTGCACAACGCGTCGGTCTACGCCCCGTTCCCGCTGGGCCACCAGGATGGGCTGGACGGTGCCTGGCCGCTGGATGCCGAGCACGTGATGCGGATGTACGCAGTCAACGCCGCTGCGCCGCTGCTGATCACGGCGCGGCTGGCCGATCGGCTGATGGCCTCGTCCATGCCCGGCGGCGGGGCGGTCGTGTGCATGGCCGACATGCACGTGCTGGGCCGCCCGCGGTCGCGGTTCAACGCGTACTCGATGAGCAAGGCCGCCCTCGTCGAGATGACGCGGTCCCTTGCCCGGGACCTGGCGCCGCACGCCCGCATCAACGCGGTTGCGCCGGGCGTCATCGCCTGGCCCGAGGACGGCTACGAGTCCGACAGCGCGGGCCAGGAGCGCTACATGGCCCGCGTGCCGCTGGCCCGCACGGGCACGCCCGAGGACGCCGCCGGCCTCGTCCGCTGGCTCGCGCTGGAGGCGACGTACGTCACGGGGGAGGTCGTCCGCCTCGACGGCGGCCGCTGGCTTGCCTGA